TCATTGTAATGTCTCTTTCAATACTTGTCCGCTTCCTTTATTTGGTGTTGTTCATAGTATTTGTGGATGGCCAATGCCTCGATGATCAACAAAAGTTGTTACTTGAGCTCAGGAGCGAATTCAAATTCAACTCCTCCATTTCACAGGGTTTAGAGCATTGGAATGGGACAGGTGATTGTTGTGAATGGAAGCGCGTGAAATGCGATGACTCGGGTCACGTTATCATTTGCTCCTCAACAGCGAGGGCATCTCCGGCAGAATTGGTGAGTCATCAGCTCTTTTCGGTTGACATACTTGTCGAGGCTTGACCTCTCATCCAATGACTTCACCACAACTGAGATTCCTAACCAATTCCATCATCTCCCAAATTTGGCAATCCTTGATTTGTCAGACTCTGGTTTCAAGGGACCAATTCCATCCACGCTGGCCAACCTAACTCAGCTAGTTGAACTCTACTTACCGAGTAACTTCCTCACTGGTTCGATTCCTTCATTTCATAACTGCAAGAATCTTGAATCCATAAAGCTTAGTGATAATAATCTAATGGGCTCACTTTCTCACTTGCATTTTCAAGGTCTTACAAACCTCAGTCGTTTAGATTTAAGCCACAATTCATTGAACGGCACCATTCCTAACCATCTTTTTTCCCTCCCTTCAATTAATTATCTCTATCTATCCAACAACCAATTCAGTGGACAAATCGAAGAAATTTCCATTGTAGAGTTTCCCTTACTCCGTCCAGACGCAAACGCAAACGAAAACGAATCTGATTATTATTTTGCCAATTTCTTGTTTCTCGCAAACAATAGGCTAACCGGAGTAATTCCAACCTCTATATGCAGTATACCTGTACTTATGGTTCTCGACTTGTCTTTCAATAACTTAAACGGCAGCATACCTCCCTGCCTACTGCAAGAAAGTTATTACCTTCAAGTTCTCAATATTAGGGGAAACAACATTAACGGTGTCATCCCTGATACATTTAATTGGGAGTGTGGGCTAAAAACCTTTGATGTTAGTGACAACAACTTAGGAGGGAAGATTCCCAAGTCTTTGGCAAATTGTGTAGAATTAGCGGTGATGAATGTTGGAAACAACAACTTTGATGATAGTTTCCCTTGCATGGCGCTGCCGGAGAGCTTGAAGGTTCTTGTGTTGCGCTCCAACAGATTCCATGGAGAGTTGAGATGTGGTAAGAGTTGGCCTGAGCTTCAAATTTTGGATATATCTTCAAATCATTTCAGTGGCACTCTGGATTCCCTAAACTTCTCAAGCTGGAGACGAATGATGCTACAAAGTCAGGCACATTTAAGGCGTTCAGCCTCCGATATTTTAAGTGCAAATGATTTATATCGGGATGAGGTGACACTAACTTTGAAAAATGTAGAGGTGAAGCTTGTGAAGATTTGGCCTGACTTTACATGCATTGATTTGTCTTCCAATCATTTTGAGAAAGAAATACCAAATTCAATTGGTAATCTCACCTCACTCTATCTTCTCAACTTATCACACAACTCTCTCACTTATGCAATCCCAAGATCATTGGGTGCCTTGAGAGAGCTTGGGTCGCTCGACCTCTCTTCAAACAAGCTCACCGGGAGAATACCAGATGAGCTCACAAAACTCGATTTCCTATCATTCTTGAATCTGTCTTACAATCATCTCACTGGACCCATCCCAACTGGCCGCCAGTTTCAAACGTTTTCAGAAGATTCATTTGAAGGAAACGCGGGGTTATCTGGATTCCCACTCAACGGAAGTTTCAACAACCGTCGTCCACCCGGTCCATCGCCATCAGAGGATTCACAACCAAAAGAGGAGGAGATTGAGTGGGAATATGTGTTTGCTGCGTCTGGTTATGTTGTGGGAATAGGATGCGTCGCGTGGACACTGTTATGTTGCAGAAGGTTGAGAGAAAGATACTTTGAGAAGATAGAAGAGGTTGCTGACAAGATATTCTTTGAGAGAGGAAGGAGAAGGAGACATGAAAGAAGAgtaagaagaagagaagagaggaATGCAGTTAGAAGAAGGTATCATCAGTGAGGTTGAGCAATGTGGTCTGTGTTTAATTAGAGCATATATGAAATGTGATGTAATACTTTCTTTTAGCAATGTGTATTTCTTTTTGTGTGCTCCAAACTTCTATCGTGTGATTGTATTTTTGTAATATGCTGTTATTTCATTAATAGATCGAACAATTTAATTGAGTATGTGTCGATTTGGAGTTTATGTAAGATTAGATCGAACAATTTAATTGAGTATGTGTCGATTTGGAGTTTATGTAAGATTAGATCGGTCACTGCAATGCACAATAATATTtagaataatattaaaaattcatattaACCCTAAATTTATGCTCCATCTGTCcactaaatttatttatttcaatttataaaaaatgtaataataaaataattattattattattattaaaatacattatAAAATATGGTAAAATTATTGTTTGTTTCGCACTTTTCAAaagttaattataaattataaagcTTGTATCATTAGCAGTTATTTCATTTGTCTTATTTTCTACAAAATAGTGACTATTTTtagggagggagtattattcttgatttattttttatcttGTGTTTGAGCAAACAAACCAAAGACCTCAACTTCACCAAAATTTCCCAAATTTGTAGCCATCCCCATACGAAAGCAACTTACTAGAATCATAAAAATCTCAATGCATCAAAAATTCTCAAATCAGTACAAACACAAAATAACTCTTTTCCAGATGAGATGATATCTTGTCGCCACGTGTCATCTCCCTCAACCTCATAACTCCCAACTCCCATATATGCATTCTCTTACTCATTCATCATCCTCTGCTTTCCCTcccacttttcacacacttcaaATCCCATCTTCCTTCAcacttttcacacacacacacagccTCAGCTGCAGCTCCAATGGCGGCGGTGGCAGAGCTAACTCAATACACAAACACAGCCCACCGTTTTTCATCGGAGGTTTCGTATGCTTCCACGAGAATTTCCGGCCTCCGCCGCCTCCATCTCCGGCCGATCAAGAATTCGGGAATTAGGTGCTCTGTCACGTCCAAGTAAGTCTTTTTTTGCAGAAATGTCATCAAATTTCAGCTGttttggggtttttttttttgattgatTGAGTGAAGTTGATAAAAGTTTGTTTTTTGATGGATTTGTTTGCGCAGTAAAGTTCAGGCGGCGCCGGAGGCGGTGAAGGCGGAGGAAGTGAAGAAGAAAGCTGAGTGCTATGGGGTTTTTTGTCTAACTTATGATCTCAAAGCTGTGAGTATTTTTAGTGCACATATCGCGTTCGACATAATTCTCATGCGATTTTAATACTCCTtggtccacgaaaaataggccTAAAGAGGtgtgacacaagttttaataaaggTGGTTGAAAATTGTGGATAAAGAAATTTTAAGTGATGTATAAAAAATGCATTTTTAGTAAGAAAGTAGTGATCCATGTAGTAGATAAGgataaaaagtaaataaatttatatattgaagAACTATTAGTTGACAGTTTGTATGGTTTGTGCCACCAACTGATAAGTTTTCAAGTTCTCTTTTTAAGATAGTTCTCGATTGAAACACTGTCGAACGTAATATATTGTGAGTCATAGTTTATATATGGAGGGATAGAGTAGAATTAGAACTTTCataaatttgttaaatttatACAAATTGAGTTTAATTCATGGTCGCTAGCGTGAAATATCTGGTTCCGTGGTGCCCTAATGTATGGATGCACGCTTTCCGTGTCGTTGGCAGGAGGAGGAAACGAAGTCGTGGAAGAAGTTGGTTAACATCGCGGTCTCCGGTGCTGCAGGAATGATATCCAATCATCTACTCTTCAAAGTAAGAAAATTTTGTTCCAATAGTATCTTAAGTTGGGATTCTGTTGAACTGTCAATGCACAAATGCATGTTTTGTGATTGAAAAATGAAGGCTTCATTGTGAATTAATTGCTTCAAGAAGTATTAACAATTGAGTAATAGATTTTGTGATATTTCAGCTTGCTTCTGGTGAGGTTCTTGGATATGATCAGCCGATTGCCTTGAAATTATTGGGATCCGAGCGATCACTGCAGGCGCTTGAAGGTATGAATTTGAACTCCGAAGCTCCAAGTCGTTGTAATTTTGTCTGCTACTAACCATAACATTCTAGGTGTGGCAATGGAGCTTGAGGACTCGTTGTTTCCCCTACTAAGGGAAGTGAGCATCGGCATTGATCCATACGAAGTCTTCCAAGATGCGGATTGGGCTCTCCTGATTGGAGCCAAGCCTCGTGGACCAGGCATGGAGCGAGCAGCGCTACTAGACATCAATGGACAGATCTTTGTCGAACAGGTTTCGCTTCTTGTTCTCTGTCTTCTTCGTGTTTTATGTGTGTGACGGACTTTAGTTGTGGTTGTAAGGCAACATAGCTACACGGTTCATAGACCAAAATGAACCTTCTCCTCTCGTTGGCCAGTTTTTGAATGAATTCTTATGTTTGGACTATATGCAGGGGAAGGCCCTTAACGCTGTTGCTTCCCGTGATGTGAAAGTGCTCGTCGTGGGAAACCCTTGCAACACCAAGTAAGTTGATCGCGCTCATCCTTTTGCTCTCTTCTTCGTTCTTGATTTTCTCAGAGACTTCTCACGGATGTAACTTCTTTCCTTTGAAGCGCATTGATCTGTTTGAAAAATGCTCCAAATATTCCTGCCAAAAACTTCCATGCCTTGACTAGATTGGATGAGAACAGAGCAAAATGTCAGGTACATAAGCTCTCTCTATATGCTTATGTTTTCTTGTTTTGTGACAACACGATTGATGTCTCGACTCTGGAGTGATCTTATTCTTGCCCGTATCATTCGCAGCTTGCCTTGAAGGCGGGAGTCTTCTACGACAAAGTGTCGAATGTGACCATTTGGGGAAACCACTCTACCACTCAGGTCATTTTTCAGACTGTGTGGATTTTGACTCCAAATTTTGAAGATGGGTAAAGTAAGAATCTTGTGTTCTGGTTGTGTGGTTCGATTGTTTTTAGGTTCCCGACTTCTTGAACGCTAGGATCAATGGTTTGCCTGTCAAGGAGGTTATCAAAGATACTAAATGGCTAGAAGAAGAGTTCACAAATAAGGTCCAAACGGTAAGTTGTGGATATAGCTATGGACTTCAGTGCAATAAAACTTGTTTCGCATCATTTGTGTATAACATATGATTTACCAAAAAGGCTCTCTGTTATAATAGACTAGTCTTTTCGGATGAGTTCTACTATTTCGTCTATAGTCTAATTTTGCGAAGCCGGTGATCATAGCTCGTTCgatgttttatttttcagaGAGGTGGCGTTCTCATTAAGAAATGGGGAAGATCATCAGCTGCATCGACCGCTGTTTCCATTGTAGACGCGATGAGATCTCTTGTGACGCCTACACCTGAGGGAGATTGGTTTTCAACAGGAGTAAGTGATTTTCCTTTTAAGAATGCTGTAGTTTCAACTGAAAGATGCAAGAAAATTAACATAATGCTTTCACATCTTAAACTaacatttatatttttaggtATATACCACTGGGAATCCTTACTGTATAGCAGACGACATTGTCTTCAGCATGCCTTGCAGATCTAATGTAAGTGTTTTGCGAGCTCGTCTCGTTAATTAACACGACTTTGTGTAACGTCTTCCTCCTCTGTTTGTAGGGGGATGGAGATTATGAACTCGTCAAGGATGTGGAATTCGACGACTACCTTTGGAATCGAATTAAGACGGTAGGTTTCTGTTCTGCGATTTTGTTTGGACTGAACAATTGGGGATTTATGAATCTTGATTTTTTTGCAGACTGAAGCTGAGCTGCTGGCAGAGAAGAAATGTGTAGCTCACCTTACAGGAGAGGGTATTGCTGTATGTGATCTCCCCGGGGACACGATGCTCCCCggagaaatgtgagagattTTGCAATGATCATCGTACAGCGTCGGCCAGCTCAGGCCAAGTCTTGGCTGTGATTATGTATGTAGAATTTGCACCCACAGTTCTCACATGCCACAAACTCATTCAGGCTGTGGTACTGTTATTTATGCTTTAGCTTCAATTTAAAACCCTATTTGCAGAAGTGGTATCTcttttcacacacaaacacacacaaaagagagagagaggaagctCAGCCATATTATGTTTGGGTTCAAAATGAAATACTGAAAGATACTAACATTCTCAGTCAAATCAGATTCTACTCATTCctatatatgcatatatatatatatactaaccACTGCAAAAACtgaacaaaaatgacaaaaatttGGCTCATGCAGCGATATAAGTCAACAAGTAGAAATGAATCTGGCAAGTGTTATAAAACGCATCAAGCCGCTTCACTTGATGCCTGCATAGTTCCCAAACCTGAAGCTCATCATTGAGAAGATTAGGATCCAGAAAAATATGAAGCAGAGCCAGCCCCGAGAGATCGCAGCAACAGACTTCCCTGGGACAATGTGAACACTCGATTCCAAACTCGAAGAACCGTCATCAGCATGTGAGAAGCCGAAAGAGAGGACGATGTTGAAGTCCTTGTGGTTGCCAGAGGACTGATCTGTTGTCCCTTTGCCGCCCATAGTCAAGTTCCTTACTTGAATTGTGCTGCCGCTAACATGCACTGAACTGGGAGATCGCACAACAGAATTGAGACGCCGCATCGTATCTTTGGAGGGAAACTCTGCAGCGTATGCTGGTGGTGCATTGATGTCCCCTAGCATCCGGCTTGCCTGCTTGATATATGGGTGCTGGAAATCTGCAGCATATGGAAAAACGAATAAAGCAACCAGAAACtagaaatccatttgataaggATTAAATGATCCAAACCAGAAACTTCCATGACCTGATTGAGACTCTGTAGACGCTTGCTTCTCGGGTGAAAACACAGCATTGAAGTTATTATTGTCGATAAGTGGTCCACTTGGCAACATTGCTTGCTCGGTTCCATTGCCCATGTTCTACCAAAAACAGAGACACAGCCACAGATCAGTATTTTGAAGCAGTACAAAGAAAACACAATGAAACTTCAAATGTATTCTTACCATCTGAGGAAGCAATGTCTGGTTGGAAGCAAGATCCTCATTTCCGAAGATCACAAAAGGATCGCAAGCAAAGTAGAGCGAGCTATCATCATCACCAGCATCAAGATACtcagcaagcatttcaaaaccaCCAGTATTAGTTTCATGGGGTTTTGAGAGATCATTAGCTTCAATGAATCCGTCATCATCATTtaggaatttttcaaaagaatcGAGGAACGGTTCATCAAGCAAGAAACTAAGATCATCGGTAGTAGAATCAGAGTTCCCAGATTTGCTGCATTCACCAAGGTCTGCGTGATTGACTGGTATAGCCTCTGTATCATATGAAGCAGGCCAATTTGGTATGTTCTGGTCATAACAAATCCTGGGTTGACAATAGCTATCACCTGCTGACTCTAAGGGATTTTGGGTACCACTAAAAGTTTCAACGGCCTCGCAATCATGGCTACCATCTGAGCTGACAGGAGTCATGTTCAACAGAACATCAGACTCAATAATCtgaaactttaaaaaaatatactacttgAGAGAGTACACAATGAAATGAACAGAACGCACAAGGACAGTTGTCACATTAAGACTAATATGCAAGCCCAAAAATATTGCAAAGTGCAAACCTGCAGATTGTTATAAGTTTCAATGGCCTCACAATCATGGCTGCCATCTGAGCTGACAGGAGTCAGCTTCAACGGAACATCTGACTCAATAATctggaatttaaaaaaaaagtatactACTTGAGAGAATATAATGCAATGAACAGAGTGTACAAGGATGGTTGTCCCATTTAAACATTATAATGCAAGCCCAAAAAATATTGCCAAAAGTGAAAACCTGCTTAAGTTCTTGCATATAGGTATTATCACCAAAGTCAATTTCATTTGTAGCTTCGTCCTGTGGAACCAATTCGAACTCATCATCATCCCATTCCTCTTCCACAAATGGTGCTCCATACTGCTCACCATTCTTTGGACCTGAGCCACTCTTTTTAAAGATTCGGCAGACAACAAACGAGTCCTACTCCACAAAAATTATGCCAATAAAAATTAGATCCGGAATAACAGTAATAATGCACTGATCAATTGGAATTACAGATAATAGTTGAAATATTAAAACTCGAATATCTGGCCAATAATCAATAGCATCACTTGAAGAGATTTTTTTTCATGTAGAAATTCAAATTAGGAATGGGGACATAACATATTAGTTGAAATGAAGTAAAGTCAGAGAGGAAAAACTACTTAGTGTTAAAATAGGGGGTGATATTGCTTAAGGTCCAAATCTAgtgatttatttttcttcatctatcaacaaacacaaacttaCTCCAGCATCCTACCCCGAGGCATTGCATAAGTTCCTCGCAACATCGTCCTCGCTTATGCTTCCAATTAGTGTGTCTGCGGGGTGGTGGAGGAGTACTATAAAAACTCATGATGAGACACGACCATGCAACCAATACAACCAACCTTAGCAACTTTAGCAGTCTCCGACTCGGAGGCAGCAAGCCTGTACTCGTGCATGACCCAGTTACTCCTCTGACCCTTGGGGGCCCGTCCACAATGATACacaagagttttcttcataccAACAATCTGCCTTTTATGATAAATGGGCCTATCCTTTCCTGTTGTCTTCCAATACCCTTTTTCAGTTGCCCTGTTTGCTCTCGCTCCATTGCCATACTTCTTGTCCAGAAAACTGAAGAAATACCACTCCAAATCCCTGTTCTTCATCTTTGACATATCTAAAGCACCCAAAATCACATAAAAGCTAAAGTCATCCATGAGGAGTAAAATTAGCTACTAGTTAAATCTTGCATCTAAACATATAGAGCCATGTAGCCGCGTCCAGAAACAGTCGTATCAATATAAAAAGAAAGCATAAGTATAAAAAATAGGGCTTTCCACCAATTATTTATACAAAAGAAGAAATTGAACAAATATCTACATTCACCATCTTCACTGACAATCGAAATTTCAGGGGGGTTGACTTGTTTCACCTCTCAATCCCGAGTCAACAAGCCACCTACGCGAATTCAGCCCGATCATTGATTTCCACTAATCACTTAACTCGGTACTGAAATCGCGATATTACATCCATAAACAATTGGCATCTTTGTAAAGCAAAAGGCACAAATTCGTTTTCCACTGCAAGCACAAGTCTGATGATtcttaataataattaaattttcaatACTGAGACATAATCAACATTGTATCTCACCAATCAAACAATAAATAGACGCAGTGCACACGAAATCATGATCAACAATTCGAGCTAATCAGCTAATACACATGATCAACAATTCGAGCTAATCAGCTAAGGCATAATCGCTAAACACACACAGAGAGGAGGTAAAGAGAGACATACATGGGAGATCCCAGGGCTCGGCCTTGTAAACATCGACATCAGTAATAGCGTCGAATCGGAAACCTTTGCCGCTGGATTTTCGCCGCAGATAATACTGCACCAATTCCTCATCGGTCGGGTGAAATCGGAAGCCCGGCCCGAGCAAACTCGGCAATCTCGAAGGCTTGTTTCCACTCGCTACCAGCTCCATTGCATCAAATTGATGATTcaattcaaaaaatttcaatatctAACTAAAATTAGGATCTATATGGAAGGTTTTGGGAGGGGTTGGGGATGATTTAGTGTGGTCGAGAGGAGGGATTCGCCATTGCCATTGGAGGCGAAGCTTTTGGAGAAAAAAAGAGGCAAATTTTGCTTTTTTATTAGAGGGGTTTTGACGGTGACGGAGGTGTTGAGTGTAACGTAAGCTAGGTTAGGTGAAGGCGACTGCGCTGTTAAAAATTTGACAGCGTTATTATGGTCAAACtttttctcaatttaaattattgtttttttccatttatttgatttatgtaAAAGAATTATACGTATAGAgagatttttgaaaaaataattgcaGTCGTTCGGTTCGCTCCGTAATTTATGATACTAAATTTATAGTATGcgataatttattttttatagattaagatataaaataacattaagACTATCCAATATTCATATTCCAATACTATATCTTAGTCATTTGGAttggaataaaaaaatc
The Salvia splendens isolate huo1 unplaced genomic scaffold, SspV2 ctg719, whole genome shotgun sequence genome window above contains:
- the LOC121791092 gene encoding receptor-like protein 33 → MVLDLSFNNLNGSIPPCLLQESYYLQVLNIRGNNINGVIPDTFNWECGLKTFDVSDNNLGGKIPKSLANCVELAVMNVGNNNFDDSFPCMALPESLKVLVLRSNRFHGELRCGKSWPELQILDISSNHFSGTLDSLNFSSWRRMMLQSQAHLRRSASDILSANDLYRDEVTLTLKNVEVKLVKIWPDFTCIDLSSNHFEKEIPNSIGNLTSLYLLNLSHNSLTYAIPRSLGALRELGSLDLSSNKLTGRIPDELTKLDFLSFLNLSYNHLTGPIPTGRQFQTFSEDSFEGNAGLSGFPLNGSFNNRRPPGPSPSEDSQPKEEEIEWEYVFAASGYVVGIGCVAWTLLCCRRLRERYFEKIEEVADKIFFERGRRRRHERRVRRREERNAVRRRYHQ
- the LOC121791093 gene encoding NAC domain-containing protein 53-like isoform X1; this encodes MELVASGNKPSRLPSLLGPGFRFHPTDEELVQYYLRRKSSGKGFRFDAITDVDVYKAEPWDLPYMSKMKNRDLEWYFFSFLDKKYGNGARANRATEKGYWKTTGKDRPIYHKRQIVGMKKTLVYHCGRAPKGQRSNWVMHEYRLAASESETAKVAKDSFVVCRIFKKSGSGPKNGEQYGAPFVEEEWDDDEFELVPQDEATNEIDFGDNTYMQELKQIIESDVPLKLTPVSSDGSHDCEAIETYNNLQFQIIESDVLLNMTPVSSDGSHDCEAVETFSGTQNPLESAGDSYCQPRICYDQNIPNWPASYDTEAIPVNHADLGECSKSGNSDSTTDDLSFLLDEPFLDSFEKFLNDDDGFIEANDLSKPHETNTGGFEMLAEYLDAGDDDSSLYFACDPFVIFGNEDLASNQTLLPQMNMGNGTEQAMLPSGPLIDNNNFNAVFSPEKQASTESQSDFQHPYIKQASRMLGDINAPPAYAAEFPSKDTMRRLNSVVRSPSSVHVSGSTIQVRNLTMGGKGTTDQSSGNHKDFNIVLSFGFSHADDGSSSLESSVHIVPGKSVAAISRGWLCFIFFWILIFSMMSFRFGNYAGIK
- the LOC121791093 gene encoding NAC domain-containing protein 53-like isoform X2; the encoded protein is MELVASGNKPSRLPSLLGPGFRFHPTDEELVQYYLRRKSSGKGFRFDAITDVDVYKAEPWDLPYMSKMKNRDLEWYFFSFLDKKYGNGARANRATEKGYWKTTGKDRPIYHKRQIVGMKKTLVYHCGRAPKGQRSNWVMHEYRLAASESETAKVAKDSFVVCRIFKKSGSGPKNGEQYGAPFVEEEWDDDEFELVPQDEATNEIDFGDNTYMQELKQIIESDVPLKLTPVSSDGSHDCEAIETYNNLQIIESDVLLNMTPVSSDGSHDCEAVETFSGTQNPLESAGDSYCQPRICYDQNIPNWPASYDTEAIPVNHADLGECSKSGNSDSTTDDLSFLLDEPFLDSFEKFLNDDDGFIEANDLSKPHETNTGGFEMLAEYLDAGDDDSSLYFACDPFVIFGNEDLASNQTLLPQMNMGNGTEQAMLPSGPLIDNNNFNAVFSPEKQASTESQSDFQHPYIKQASRMLGDINAPPAYAAEFPSKDTMRRLNSVVRSPSSVHVSGSTIQVRNLTMGGKGTTDQSSGNHKDFNIVLSFGFSHADDGSSSLESSVHIVPGKSVAAISRGWLCFIFFWILIFSMMSFRFGNYAGIK
- the LOC121791094 gene encoding malate dehydrogenase [NADP], chloroplastic-like, which gives rise to MAAVAELTQYTNTAHRFSSEVSYASTRISGLRRLHLRPIKNSGIRCSVTSNKVQAAPEAVKAEEVKKKAECYGVFCLTYDLKAEEETKSWKKLVNIAVSGAAGMISNHLLFKLASGEVLGYDQPIALKLLGSERSLQALEGVAMELEDSLFPLLREVSIGIDPYEVFQDADWALLIGAKPRGPGMERAALLDINGQIFVEQGKALNAVASRDVKVLVVGNPCNTNALICLKNAPNIPAKNFHALTRLDENRAKCQLALKAGVFYDKVSNVTIWGNHSTTQVPDFLNARINGLPVKEVIKDTKWLEEEFTNKVQTRGGVLIKKWGRSSAASTAVSIVDAMRSLVTPTPEGDWFSTGVYTTGNPYCIADDIVFSMPCRSNGDGDYELVKDVEFDDYLWNRIKTTEAELLAEKKCVAHLTGEGIAVCDLPGDTMLPGEM